The following are encoded together in the Humulus lupulus chromosome 5, drHumLupu1.1, whole genome shotgun sequence genome:
- the LOC133834706 gene encoding U-box domain-containing protein 32 isoform X4 — MGSVVVAEEERVFDVEETIFVAVGKRVQQSERALLWALHNFSGMKICLLHVHTPSRLFSTTEGSTPANKLKQYMVKACQHLERKNLRVLLDNYLLILSRGGVKAYEVWIEADNIEKGIIEIIARHDVRWLIMGAAADEYYNETLADLKSKKAVFVSQQAASSCHIWFICKGHLIYTRVHSQERSEKENVFPLHLMNFPTETNQSQEIILASPHQLSNLDFWEDTNKLDEISDRLFSHCTVDSSLSSNEVVDNSTLTLLLGDEEQKVEEQADKESCYSLEQAIEDTKESKWKDFEEAVKRWKDDEDIVEAKCKAKAFQKLYIKEISLIKESEEMLAGVKQELERMKDERDEFMKELRMVQKENLVLESQLAKSEDEIKELEEKIISAVELLISFREKRDKLRVEHGSAVREVAWLRRLMKGETSSLCKPQLPIFSFLEINEATSDFDPSWKISEGKYGTVYKGILRQMHVAIKMLPSYGSKSQSDFQHEVEIISRVRHPNVETLIGMCPESRSIVYEYLKNGSLEDCLSRKDKTIPWQIRTCIATELCSALIFLHSNKPSIIHGNVKPSNILLDANYVSKLGDLGVGFLIQKNEDLANSTKVSNKPDDGSVYMDPEYLETGELRPESDVYSFGVLLLQLLSARPPDGLVKDVQCALDNNNISAVLDISAGDWPLEQAKQLAQLALRCCQRNWQDRPDLVSVGWGVLEPMRTSCLASASSLVSKKRQRIPSHFTCPILQEIMEDPQIAADGFTYEEEAIRGWLHSGHDTSPMTNLKLEHLNLVPNYALQNAIQEWQLQQ; from the exons ATGGGAAGCGTTGTGGTAGCTGAAGAAGAGCGAGTGTTCGATGTGGAAGAGACTATCTTTGTGGCGGTGGGGAAGCGAGTTCAGCAGAGCGAGAGGGCGCTGTTATGGGCGCTCCATAACTTTTCAGGGATGAAGATTTGCTTGCTTCATGTTCACACACCATCGCGTCTGTTTTCAACGA CAGAAGGAAGTACTCCTGCCAATAAACTGAAGCAGTATATGGTTAAAGCATGTCAGCATCTTGAACGGAAAAATTTAAGAGTACTTCTAGACAACTACCTACTTATTCTTTCACGAGGAGGG GTGAAGGCATATGAAGTATGGATTGAAGCAGATAATATTGAGAAAGGGATTATAGAAATCATTGCTCGGCATGATGTTAGATGGCTTATCATGGGAGCTGCTGCCGATGAATATTATAATGA GACACTGGCAGACCTAAAGTCCAAGAAAGCAGTTTTTGTAAGCCAACAAGCAGCAAGTTCTTGTCATATATGGTTTATTTGCAAGGGTCATCTCATATATACCAG GGTCCACAGTCAAGAAAGATCAGAAAAAGAAAATGTCTTTCCGTTGCATCTAATGAATTTCCCTACTGAAACCAATCAATCCCAGGAAATAATATTGGCGTCCCCTCATCAGCTGAGCAATCTAG ATTTTTGGGAAGATACCAATAAATTGGATGAAATATCAGATAGGTTGTTTAGCCATTGTACAGTAGATTCAAGTTTGTCTTCAAACGAAGTTGTTGATAATTCAACGTTAACCCTGTTGCTGGGAGATGAG GAGCAGAAAGTGGAAGAACAAGCAGATAAAGAGAGCTGTTATAGTCTAGAACAAGCCATTGAGGACACTAAAGAATCGAAGTGGAAAGATTTTGAAGAAGCAGTAAAGCGATGGAAAGATGACGAAGACATTGTGGAGGCTAAATGCAAG GCAAAGGCATTTCAAAAGTTATATATTAAGGAGATTAGCCTAATAAAAGAGAGTGAAGAAATGCTAGCAGGAGTAAAACAAGAACTGGAAAGGATGAAAGATGAGCGTGATGAGTTCATGAAAGAACTTCGGATGGTTCAGAAGGAGAACCTAGTGCTAGAGAGCCAATTAGCAAAGTCCGAAGATGAAATTAAGGAATTGGAAGAGAAGATCATCTCAGCTGTTGAACTTTTGATAAGTTTTAGAGAAAAACGGGATAAATTACGAGTAGAGCATGGGAGTGCAGTAAGAGAAGTTGCATGGCTAAGAAGATTGATGAAAGGGGAAACTTCAAGCCTTTGCAAGCCACAACTCCCAATTTTCTCTTTCCTAGAAATTAATGAGGCAACTAGTGATTTTGATCCATCCTGGAAAATTTCTGAAGGAAAATATGGAACTGTCTACAAAGGGATTCTTCGCCAAATGCATGTTGCTATAAAGATGTTGCCCTCCTATGGCTCTAAGAGTCAGTCAGATTTCCAACACGAG GTGGAGATTATAAGCAGGGTAAGGCATCCAAACGTGGAAACATTAATTGGAATGTGTCCAGAATCTAGGTCAATAGTGTATGAGTACCTAAAAAATGGCAGCCTTGAAGACTGCCTCAGCCGGAAAGACAAAACCATTCCTTGGCAAATCCGTACTTGCATTGCTACTGAATTGTGCTCAGCCCTTATCTTTCTTCACTCAAATAAACCTAGCATCATACATGGAAATGTGAAACCGAGTAACATTCTTCTAGATGCCAACTATGTTAGCAAACTAGGGGACTTAGGTGTTGGCTTTCTTATTCAGAAAAATGAAGATCTGGCCAACTCAACCAAAGTATCTAATAAACCAGATGATGGCTCTGTATACATGGATCCAGAGTACCTTGAGACTGGAGAGCTTAGACCAGAATCAGATGTCTACTCATTCGGCGTACTTCTTCTACAACTATTAAGTGCTCGGCCACCTGATGGGCTTGTGAAGGATGTTCAATGTGCTCTGGACAATAATAACATCAGTGCAGTGTTGGACATTTCAGCTGGTGATTGGCCACTTGAGCAAGCCAAACAGTTGGCTCAGTTGGCATTGAGGTGTTGCCAGAGAAACTGGCAGGATCGACCAGATCTTGTGTCAGTAGGCTGGGGTGTTCTTGAGCCAATGAGAACTTCATGTCTTGCTTCAGCTTCATCCTTAGTTTCCAAGAAACGTCAACGGATTCCCTCCCATTTCACGTGTCCCATTCTTCAG GAAATCATGGAAGATCCACAAATAGCTGCAGATGGTTTTACATATGAAGAAGAAGCAATAAGAGGATGGCTTCATAGTGGTCATGATACTTCTCCCATGACAAACCTCAAACTTGAACACTTGAATCTGGTTCCCAACTATGCACTTCAGAATGCAATTCAAGAATGGCAGCTACAacaatga